A single Dechloromonas denitrificans DNA region contains:
- the tal gene encoding transaldolase, protein MNPTRQLHALGQSLWLDNITRDLLNSGTLQRYCNELSVSGLTSNPTIFEQAIRNTAAYDAAIAAAAGAGKTGEALFFDLALADLKQAAALFRPIHQASGGLDGWVSLEISPLLADDTAGTVAEAKRLHALANCPNLFIKIPGTPAGVRAIEEVILAGVPVNVTLLFSREHYIAAADAYWRGIARRIEAGLDARVNSVASIFVSRWDAAVAGKTPAALSNRLGVAIGQRIYKAYRKRLTSPAWRKLADAGALPQRLLWASTGTKDPQIKASYYIEALAAPGTINTMPEKTLLAFAELGVINGVMAEDGGDTETMLADFALAGVDIVALASQLQLDGARAFTQSWVALLALIDAKSQPATGRS, encoded by the coding sequence ATGAATCCAACACGCCAATTGCACGCCCTCGGCCAAAGCCTGTGGCTCGACAACATCACCCGCGACCTGCTCAACAGCGGCACCTTGCAGCGTTACTGCAACGAGCTGTCGGTCAGCGGCCTGACCTCCAATCCGACCATCTTCGAGCAGGCCATTCGCAACACCGCGGCTTACGACGCGGCCATCGCCGCCGCGGCCGGCGCCGGCAAAACCGGCGAAGCGCTGTTTTTCGATCTGGCGCTGGCCGATCTGAAGCAGGCGGCCGCCCTCTTCCGGCCCATCCACCAGGCCAGCGGCGGACTGGATGGCTGGGTGTCGCTGGAAATCTCGCCGCTGCTGGCCGACGATACCGCCGGCACGGTCGCCGAGGCCAAGCGCCTGCACGCCCTGGCCAACTGTCCCAACCTGTTCATCAAGATTCCCGGCACGCCGGCCGGCGTCCGGGCCATCGAAGAAGTGATCCTGGCCGGCGTGCCGGTCAACGTCACGCTGCTCTTCTCCCGCGAACACTACATCGCGGCGGCCGACGCCTACTGGCGCGGCATCGCCCGGCGGATCGAGGCCGGCCTCGACGCCCGGGTCAATTCGGTCGCCTCGATCTTCGTCAGCCGCTGGGATGCCGCGGTCGCCGGCAAGACGCCGGCCGCCCTGAGCAACCGCTTGGGCGTGGCGATCGGCCAGCGCATCTACAAGGCCTACCGCAAGCGCCTGACCTCCCCGGCCTGGCGCAAACTGGCCGACGCCGGCGCCCTGCCGCAGCGCCTGCTGTGGGCCAGCACCGGCACTAAGGACCCGCAGATCAAGGCGAGCTATTACATCGAAGCGCTCGCCGCCCCCGGCACCATCAACACCATGCCGGAAAAGACCCTGCTCGCCTTCGCCGAACTGGGCGTCATCAACGGAGTGATGGCCGAGGATGGCGGCGACACCGAAACGATGCTCGCCGACTTTGCCCTGGCCGGCGTCGATATCGTCGCGCTGGCCAGCCAGCTGCAACTGGACGGGGCGCGCGCCTTCACGCAATCGTGGGTCGCCCTGCTCGCGCTGATCGACGCCAAATCCCAGCCCGCCACCGGAAGGAGCTGA
- a CDS encoding phosphoketolase: protein MSNASTPTLSPDLLRKMNAWWRAANYLSVGQIYLYDNPLLKEPLELAHIKPRLLGHWGTTPGLNFIYVHLNRIIKAHDLNVIYLTGPGHGGPGLVANTYLEGTYSEIYPNISPDEPGMKRLFKQFSFPGGIPSHVSPDTPGSIHEGGELGYALSHAYGAAFDNPDLLVACVVGDGEAETGPLATSWHSNKFLNPVHDGAVLPILHLNGYKIAGPTVLARIPHDELEALFRGYGYTPYFVEGDDPLEMHQQMAATLDRAVAHIQAIQHDARSNGFTERPAWPMIILRSPKGWSGPQMVDGKPTENTFRSHQVPMGDMSQPGHVQILEDWLQSYRPQELFDENGKLRAELADLAPQGNRRMGANPHANGGLLLRDLRLPDYRDYAIQVPQPGGVKAEATRAQGEFIRDVVKGNPHTFRIFSPDETASNRWGAVFEVTNRCSTAEILAIDDHVAPDGRVMEILSEHQCEGWLEGYLLTGRHGFFSSYEAFIHIIDSMFNQHAKWLKMANEIPWRRPIASLNYLLSSHVWRQDHNGFSHQDPGFIDHVINKKAEIIRVYLPPDANTLLSVTDHCLRSRNYVNVIIAGKQPEAQWLDMDAAIKHCTAGIGIWEWASSDRGEEPDVVMACAGDVPTLETLAAVVLLRQHFPELKVRVINVVDLMTLPPHSEHPHGLSDRDFDELFTRDKPIIFAYHGYPWLIHRLTYARTNHKNLHVRGYKEEGTTSTPFDMVVMNDMDRFHLVADVIDRVAQLGPRAAYAKQAIRDKLIEHKQYIATHGEDLPEIRDWKWPF from the coding sequence ATGAGCAATGCCAGCACGCCAACCCTGTCGCCCGATCTGCTGAGGAAAATGAACGCCTGGTGGCGCGCCGCCAACTACCTGTCGGTCGGCCAGATTTACCTCTACGACAATCCGCTGCTCAAGGAGCCGCTCGAACTCGCCCACATCAAGCCGCGCCTGCTCGGCCACTGGGGCACGACGCCGGGGCTCAACTTCATCTACGTGCACCTCAACCGGATCATCAAGGCGCACGACCTCAACGTCATCTACCTGACCGGGCCGGGCCACGGCGGTCCGGGGCTGGTTGCCAATACCTATCTGGAAGGCACCTACAGCGAGATCTATCCGAATATCTCGCCGGACGAGCCCGGCATGAAACGCCTGTTCAAGCAGTTCTCCTTTCCCGGCGGCATTCCCAGCCACGTTTCGCCGGACACCCCGGGCTCGATCCATGAAGGCGGCGAACTCGGCTACGCGCTGTCGCACGCCTACGGGGCAGCCTTCGACAATCCCGATCTGCTGGTCGCCTGCGTCGTCGGCGACGGCGAAGCGGAAACCGGGCCGCTGGCCACCAGTTGGCACTCGAACAAGTTTCTCAATCCGGTGCACGACGGTGCCGTGCTCCCGATCCTCCATCTGAACGGCTACAAGATCGCCGGCCCGACCGTGCTGGCACGCATTCCGCACGACGAACTGGAAGCGCTGTTCCGCGGCTACGGCTACACGCCGTATTTCGTCGAGGGCGACGATCCGCTGGAAATGCACCAGCAGATGGCGGCCACCCTCGACCGCGCCGTGGCCCACATCCAGGCCATCCAGCACGATGCCCGGAGCAACGGCTTCACCGAGCGGCCGGCCTGGCCGATGATCATCCTGCGTTCGCCCAAGGGCTGGAGCGGCCCGCAAATGGTCGACGGCAAGCCGACCGAGAACACTTTCCGCTCGCACCAGGTGCCGATGGGCGACATGAGCCAGCCCGGCCATGTCCAGATTCTCGAAGACTGGCTGCAGAGCTACCGGCCGCAGGAGCTGTTCGACGAGAACGGCAAGCTGCGCGCCGAACTGGCCGACTTGGCGCCGCAGGGCAACCGGCGCATGGGAGCCAACCCGCATGCCAATGGCGGCCTGCTGCTGCGCGACCTGCGCCTGCCCGACTACCGCGATTACGCCATCCAGGTCCCGCAACCGGGCGGCGTGAAGGCCGAGGCCACCCGCGCCCAGGGCGAGTTCATCCGCGATGTCGTCAAGGGCAACCCGCACACCTTCCGTATCTTCAGCCCGGACGAAACGGCATCGAACCGCTGGGGCGCCGTATTCGAAGTGACCAACCGCTGCTCGACGGCGGAAATCCTGGCGATCGACGACCACGTCGCGCCGGACGGCAGGGTCATGGAAATATTGAGCGAGCACCAGTGCGAAGGCTGGCTCGAAGGCTACCTGCTGACCGGCCGGCACGGCTTCTTTTCCTCCTACGAAGCCTTCATCCACATCATCGACTCGATGTTCAACCAGCACGCCAAGTGGCTGAAGATGGCCAACGAGATTCCCTGGCGGCGGCCGATCGCCTCGTTGAACTACCTGCTCTCCTCGCACGTCTGGCGCCAGGACCACAACGGCTTCAGCCACCAGGACCCGGGTTTCATCGACCACGTGATCAACAAGAAGGCCGAGATCATCCGTGTCTATCTGCCGCCCGATGCCAATACCCTGCTCTCGGTCACCGACCACTGCCTGCGCAGCCGCAATTACGTCAACGTGATCATTGCCGGCAAGCAGCCGGAAGCGCAGTGGCTGGACATGGACGCGGCGATCAAGCATTGCACCGCTGGCATCGGTATCTGGGAATGGGCGAGCAGCGACCGGGGCGAGGAACCGGATGTCGTGATGGCCTGCGCCGGCGATGTACCGACCCTCGAAACGCTGGCCGCCGTGGTCTTGCTGCGCCAGCACTTTCCCGAACTGAAAGTCCGCGTCATCAACGTCGTCGACCTGATGACCCTGCCGCCCCACAGCGAGCACCCGCACGGCCTGAGCGACCGCGACTTCGACGAACTGTTCACCCGCGACAAGCCGATCATTTTCGCCTACCACGGCTACCCCTGGCTGATCCACCGCCTGACCTATGCCCGGACCAACCACAAGAACCTGCACGTCCGCGGCTACAAGGAGGAAGGCACGACCTCGACGCCGTTCGACATGGTGGTGATGAACGACATGGATCGCTTCCATCTGGTGGCCGACGTCATCGACCGCGTCGCCCAGCTCGGCCCGCGCGCCGCTTACGCCAAGCAGGCGATCCGCGACAAGCTGATCGAGCACAAGCAGTACATCGCGACGCATGGCGAGGATCTGCCGGAAATCCGCGACTGGAAATGGCCGTTCTGA
- a CDS encoding lmo0937 family membrane protein produces MLYTIAVVMLILWLLGLITSTTMGGFVHILLVIAIVVILLRVIGGRRGL; encoded by the coding sequence ATGCTCTATACCATTGCAGTAGTAATGCTGATCCTCTGGCTGCTTGGCCTGATCACGTCGACCACCATGGGTGGCTTTGTGCACATCCTGCTGGTCATCGCCATCGTCGTCATCCTGCTACGGGTGATCGGCGGACGCCGGGGCTTGTAA
- a CDS encoding VIT family protein, whose protein sequence is MKAFRRHAERHRTERIGWLRAAVLGANDGIVSTASLIVGVAAASTPPENILMVGVAGLVAGAMSMAAGEYVSVHSQADTENADLAREKAELETDPAAEHRELESIYIARGLEPELAKQVAVQLMAHDALGAHARDELGISKELGARPLQAALASAASFAVGAALPLLSTALAPAPGIILWVSASSLVFLALLGALAARAGGAGLVQGTWRVTFWGALAMAITAGVGALFGTVV, encoded by the coding sequence ATGAAAGCTTTTCGCCGCCACGCCGAACGTCACCGCACCGAGCGCATCGGCTGGCTGCGGGCGGCCGTGCTCGGGGCCAACGACGGCATCGTGTCCACCGCCAGTCTGATCGTCGGTGTCGCCGCCGCCAGCACGCCCCCGGAAAACATCCTGATGGTCGGCGTTGCCGGCCTGGTCGCCGGAGCCATGTCGATGGCGGCCGGCGAATATGTCTCGGTACACTCGCAGGCCGACACCGAAAATGCCGATCTGGCCCGCGAGAAAGCCGAACTCGAAACCGACCCGGCGGCCGAACATCGCGAGCTGGAGAGTATCTATATCGCCCGCGGTCTCGAACCCGAACTGGCCAAACAGGTCGCCGTCCAACTGATGGCCCATGACGCCCTCGGCGCCCATGCCCGCGACGAACTCGGCATCTCCAAAGAGCTGGGCGCGCGCCCCCTGCAGGCCGCCCTCGCATCGGCCGCCAGTTTCGCGGTGGGTGCCGCCCTGCCGCTGCTCAGCACCGCCCTGGCCCCGGCGCCCGGGATTATTCTCTGGGTCTCCGCCAGCTCGCTGGTCTTTCTCGCCCTGCTCGGCGCCCTGGCCGCCCGCGCCGGTGGTGCCGGCCTGGTCCAGGGCACCTGGCGCGTCACCTTCTGGGGAGCGCTGGCCATGGCGATCACCGCCGGCGTCGGCGCCTTGTTCGGCACCGTGGTCTGA
- a CDS encoding BON domain-containing protein yields the protein MFATAASAGAGTVDNAKADAREAVAMTKQVASDSWITTKVKSEILADSASKGFEVNVTTTDGVVVLTGVLGNPEAILRVREIAAKVEGVKAVDTTALRVQASK from the coding sequence GTGTTCGCGACAGCGGCCAGCGCCGGCGCCGGGACCGTCGACAATGCCAAGGCCGATGCACGGGAGGCTGTGGCCATGACCAAGCAGGTCGCTTCCGATAGCTGGATCACCACCAAGGTCAAGTCGGAAATCCTCGCCGACAGCGCCAGCAAGGGCTTCGAGGTCAATGTCACGACGACCGACGGCGTCGTCGTTCTGACGGGCGTGCTGGGCAATCCGGAGGCAATCCTCCGGGTCCGGGAAATTGCCGCCAAGGTTGAGGGCGTCAAGGCCGTCGATACGACGGCGCTGCGCGTGCAGGCCAGCAAATGA
- a CDS encoding Spy/CpxP family protein refolding chaperone produces the protein MPQFRPSIPSLFVASILALCSIPALAEMSCGPLDGHGYFHEHRAERMEQRQKTLHEKLKLSAEQEAGWKKLIDSEHSGPWAKTGKREDWAKLTTPERAEKMQERMTAQQTAMAEHLVVLKEFYATLTPAQKKIFDDFHVGPRRGMRGKPAPHSGPQPAPLPPRAAVGQS, from the coding sequence ATGCCTCAGTTCCGCCCGTCGATTCCGTCGTTGTTCGTCGCCTCGATCCTCGCCCTGTGCAGCATCCCGGCCCTGGCCGAGATGTCTTGCGGGCCGCTCGACGGCCACGGATATTTCCACGAGCACCGCGCCGAGCGGATGGAACAACGGCAAAAGACCCTGCATGAAAAGCTCAAGCTGAGCGCCGAGCAGGAAGCCGGCTGGAAAAAACTGATTGATTCCGAACATTCCGGCCCGTGGGCGAAAACGGGAAAGAGGGAGGACTGGGCCAAGCTCACCACGCCGGAGCGAGCCGAAAAGATGCAGGAACGGATGACGGCGCAGCAGACAGCAATGGCCGAGCATCTGGTCGTGCTCAAGGAGTTCTACGCGACGCTGACGCCGGCTCAGAAAAAGATCTTTGACGATTTCCACGTCGGCCCGCGGCGTGGCATGCGCGGCAAACCGGCCCCACACTCCGGCCCGCAACCGGCGCCGCTCCCGCCCAGAGCCGCAGTTGGCCAATCTTGA
- a CDS encoding phospholipase A has protein sequence MAPVAAALLAGSCLAAEPASCASEADDARRLACYDRLFAASPASPAAQPASRAAVANEKPPAPAVPVKLDAEHPTSVMSKAWELGPDDKRGTFVVRTYLPNFLLPLHYTTHVNQSPSSPTQVPGASHPSYKKIEAKLQISLRAKVAEDLLLPGADLWFAFTQRSLWQVWDQQDSSPFRSTDYQPEAIYVIPVPAKLGDLPFGWNLRMIQLGLAHQSNGQSDPLSRSWNRTYISAGFERGDVGLMVRANHRLPEPSDDQNPDLTKFIGHGEVMLNWFPGPSTLGLTWRPNLQRIERGSVQFDLTHPVFPDKPSGLRWYVQFFNGYGETLLDYNHRQTRLGVGLSLFQF, from the coding sequence ATGGCGCCGGTCGCCGCCGCCCTGCTGGCCGGATCGTGCCTCGCTGCCGAGCCGGCCAGTTGCGCCAGCGAGGCCGACGATGCGCGCCGGCTGGCCTGCTACGACCGACTTTTCGCCGCTTCACCGGCCAGCCCGGCGGCGCAGCCGGCCAGCCGCGCCGCCGTCGCTAACGAGAAGCCTCCAGCTCCGGCCGTACCGGTTAAGCTCGATGCCGAACATCCGACCTCGGTCATGTCCAAGGCCTGGGAACTCGGCCCCGACGACAAGCGCGGCACGTTCGTGGTCAGGACTTACCTGCCGAACTTTCTGCTGCCGCTGCATTACACCACCCACGTCAATCAATCACCGAGCAGCCCAACCCAGGTGCCGGGCGCCAGCCACCCGAGCTACAAGAAAATCGAAGCGAAGCTGCAAATCTCGTTGCGCGCCAAGGTTGCGGAAGACCTGCTGCTGCCCGGCGCCGATCTGTGGTTCGCCTTTACCCAGCGCTCGCTCTGGCAGGTTTGGGATCAACAGGATTCATCGCCGTTCCGGAGCACCGACTATCAGCCGGAAGCGATCTACGTCATCCCCGTCCCGGCGAAGCTGGGCGACCTCCCCTTCGGCTGGAACCTGCGGATGATCCAGCTCGGTCTGGCCCACCAGTCGAATGGTCAAAGCGACCCGCTGTCGAGAAGCTGGAACCGCACCTATATCAGCGCCGGATTCGAGCGCGGCGATGTCGGCCTGATGGTTCGCGCCAACCACCGCCTGCCCGAACCCAGCGACGACCAGAACCCCGACCTCACCAAATTCATCGGCCACGGCGAGGTCATGCTGAACTGGTTTCCCGGCCCCTCGACGCTCGGCCTGACCTGGCGTCCCAACCTGCAACGCATCGAACGCGGCTCCGTTCAATTCGATTTGACCCACCCGGTCTTTCCCGACAAGCCATCCGGTCTTCGCTGGTATGTCCAGTTTTTCAACGGCTACGGCGAGACCCTGCTCGACTACAACCATCGGCAAACCCGGCTGGGCGTCGGCTTGAGCCTGTTCCAGTTCTGA
- a CDS encoding diguanylate cyclase has protein sequence MLPALIQNARQNRIISALPMTVYTRLEDDLEIVSLPLGQTLYEAGDSLDFVYFPTTCIVSLIFATENGSSSELAMTGNDGLIGIPLVLGGETTTHKVVVQSAGEAYRLRTEVFTWELDQGGYLQRLCLCYAQALMTQMAQSVVCNRHHSVVQQLCRWLLQSLDQLPGNELYMTQELIASMLGVRREAVTEAAGKLQTAGLMQYRRGHITVTDRPGLEARVCECYGVVRAEYDRIFKLMPATLPKNRTRPNPATLRQRAEARFQQTPPTMPTTTWDTERLVHELQVHQIELEMHNEELRHAYGEADALREKYADIYDFAPVGYFTIDRHSLILQLNLAGAILLGIKRSQIGRHRFAAAIKPEYLLPFKHFVEDVLDDKAKKNCEIVLAATNQRPEAIVRIEAVPDESTSECRMVVMDVTAEKLAERAVNLREQYQRALLDNFPFMVWLKDEQSRFLAVNAPFAEIHGWSSVDIPVGKTDFDISPPEQAETYRADDLAVLSSGERKSGEELIEINGEPHWLETYKSPVVMDGNRIGTVGFSRDITKRKLMEDELRRLAATDPLTELFTLKHFLTHLEAAHASLKRGADQSVAVLEINIDYLQSINSNLGHAAGDAVLRLVSGLLRAELRKTDVAGRISGEKFAVLMPGSDAADAESFAERLRKTVAMPKIILGERQGAVSVSLSVALMDAADPTAEAVLNRADAALTLAKAAGLTDDRSGRPH, from the coding sequence TTGCTTCCTGCATTGATCCAGAACGCCAGACAGAACCGCATCATCTCGGCCCTGCCGATGACGGTGTACACCCGGCTGGAAGACGATCTGGAGATCGTCAGCCTGCCCCTCGGCCAGACACTCTATGAGGCCGGCGACAGTCTGGATTTCGTATACTTCCCGACGACCTGCATCGTCTCGCTGATTTTCGCCACCGAGAACGGCTCCTCGTCGGAACTGGCGATGACGGGAAATGACGGCCTGATCGGCATTCCGCTGGTCCTCGGCGGCGAAACGACAACCCACAAGGTGGTCGTGCAAAGTGCCGGCGAAGCCTATCGCCTGCGCACCGAGGTATTTACCTGGGAGCTCGACCAGGGCGGCTATCTGCAGCGCCTTTGTCTGTGTTACGCCCAGGCGCTGATGACGCAGATGGCCCAGAGCGTGGTCTGCAATCGCCACCATTCGGTGGTTCAGCAACTGTGCCGTTGGCTGCTGCAAAGCCTTGATCAGCTACCGGGCAACGAGCTGTACATGACCCAGGAACTGATCGCCAGCATGCTCGGCGTCCGCCGCGAAGCCGTCACCGAGGCGGCCGGAAAACTGCAGACCGCCGGCCTGATGCAATACCGCCGCGGGCACATCACGGTGACCGACCGGCCCGGCCTCGAAGCCCGGGTTTGCGAATGCTACGGCGTCGTCCGCGCCGAATATGACCGGATCTTCAAACTGATGCCGGCGACGCTCCCCAAGAACCGCACCAGGCCGAATCCGGCCACCTTGCGCCAGCGTGCCGAGGCTCGATTTCAACAGACACCGCCAACAATGCCGACGACCACATGGGATACCGAACGGCTGGTGCACGAACTCCAGGTGCACCAGATCGAACTGGAAATGCATAACGAGGAGCTGCGCCATGCCTATGGCGAAGCCGACGCCTTGCGCGAGAAATATGCCGACATCTACGACTTCGCGCCGGTCGGCTATTTCACGATCGATCGGCACAGCCTCATTCTGCAACTAAATCTGGCCGGCGCCATCCTGCTCGGCATCAAACGCTCGCAGATCGGCCGACACCGCTTTGCCGCCGCGATCAAGCCGGAATACCTGTTGCCGTTCAAGCATTTTGTCGAAGACGTTCTCGACGATAAAGCCAAGAAAAACTGCGAAATCGTGCTTGCCGCGACCAACCAGCGGCCCGAGGCGATCGTCAGGATCGAGGCGGTGCCGGATGAGAGCACCAGTGAATGCCGGATGGTGGTGATGGATGTCACCGCCGAAAAACTGGCCGAACGAGCGGTGAACCTGCGTGAGCAATATCAGCGGGCGCTGCTCGACAATTTTCCGTTCATGGTCTGGCTGAAGGACGAGCAAAGCCGGTTTCTCGCGGTTAACGCGCCTTTTGCCGAAATCCACGGCTGGTCTTCGGTCGATATCCCGGTTGGCAAGACCGATTTCGACATCAGCCCGCCGGAACAGGCCGAAACCTATCGCGCCGACGATCTGGCCGTGCTGAGCAGCGGCGAGCGGAAAAGCGGCGAAGAGCTGATCGAGATCAACGGCGAGCCGCATTGGCTGGAAACCTACAAGTCGCCGGTCGTGATGGACGGCAACCGGATCGGCACGGTCGGCTTTTCGCGGGACATCACCAAACGCAAGCTGATGGAAGATGAATTGCGCCGACTGGCGGCGACCGATCCGTTAACCGAACTGTTCACCCTGAAACATTTCCTGACGCATCTCGAAGCTGCCCACGCCAGTCTGAAACGCGGGGCCGACCAGTCGGTCGCCGTGCTCGAAATCAATATCGACTATCTCCAGTCGATCAACAGCAATCTCGGTCATGCCGCGGGCGATGCGGTACTCCGGCTGGTTTCCGGACTGTTGCGCGCCGAATTGCGCAAGACCGATGTCGCCGGCCGGATCAGCGGTGAAAAATTTGCCGTCCTGATGCCGGGTAGCGACGCCGCAGACGCCGAATCGTTCGCCGAGCGCCTGCGCAAAACGGTCGCCATGCCGAAAATCATCCTCGGCGAACGCCAAGGGGCGGTCAGCGTCAGCCTGAGCGTTGCGCTGATGGACGCCGCCGACCCAACGGCCGAAGCCGTGCTCAATCGGGCCGATGCGGCCCTGACGCTGGCCAAGGCGGCCGGTCTGACCGACGACAGGTCGGGGCGGCCCCACTGA
- a CDS encoding Bax inhibitor-1/YccA family protein produces the protein MNTHYQTANQGSSSLAVQQNRVLRNTYMLLALSMVPTVLGALVGIQMQFSFMAGSPFIGFLLFLGIAWGFMYGIEKNKDSGLGVALLLGFTFFMGLMLSRILQVALGFTNGSSMIVMAAAGTGAVFFTMATIATVSKRDFSGMGKFLFIGMIVVLLAAAANIFFQIPALSLAISAAAVMVFSAYILYDISRIVQGGETNYVSATLSVYLSIYNVFVSLLQLIMALTGERD, from the coding sequence ATGAATACTCACTACCAGACAGCCAACCAGGGTTCTTCGAGCCTTGCAGTGCAGCAGAATCGCGTCCTTCGTAACACCTATATGCTACTTGCCCTGTCCATGGTACCGACCGTACTTGGTGCGCTGGTCGGCATCCAGATGCAGTTCAGCTTCATGGCCGGTAGCCCGTTCATTGGTTTCTTGCTGTTCCTCGGTATTGCCTGGGGCTTCATGTACGGCATCGAGAAGAACAAGGACAGCGGTTTGGGTGTCGCCCTGCTGCTCGGTTTCACATTCTTCATGGGGCTGATGCTGTCCCGCATCCTGCAAGTTGCCCTGGGCTTTACCAACGGTAGCTCGATGATTGTCATGGCCGCCGCTGGCACCGGTGCGGTCTTCTTCACGATGGCAACCATCGCCACCGTCAGCAAGCGGGACTTCAGCGGCATGGGCAAGTTCCTGTTCATCGGCATGATCGTCGTGCTGCTGGCCGCCGCTGCCAACATCTTCTTCCAGATCCCGGCGTTGTCCCTGGCCATTTCGGCTGCGGCAGTCATGGTCTTCTCTGCCTACATCCTCTACGACATCAGCCGCATCGTGCAAGGCGGCGAAACCAACTACGTCAGCGCGACCCTTTCGGTCTACCTGAGCATTTACAACGTCTTCGTCAGCCTGCTGCAACTGATCATGGCCCTGACCGGCGAACGCGACTGA
- the rlmD gene encoding 23S rRNA (uracil(1939)-C(5))-methyltransferase RlmD, with protein MPIGTIESLDHEARGITRLEGKTVFVDAALPGEVVEYASFRRKPSYELAHLVAVLKPSTARVEPRCPHFGICGGCAMQHMDPSAQVAAKQRVLEDSLWHIGRVRPETMLPPIHGAPWGYRHRARLAVRQVSKKGGVLIGFHEWRSSYIADMRSCLILPPHVSALLMPLRELFAALSIAERLPQVEVSVGEHCTVLLLRILEPLKARDEQLLRDFAERHDVVFYLQPKGPDSVYRFHPLPGPRLSYTLPEFDLELDFKPTDFTQVNHAVNRVLVRRTLRLLDPLPGERIADMFCGLGNFTLPIARSGAMVVGVEGSEGLVQRGRENATANGLADRVEFGVANLFECSEASLAALGHFDKMLIDPPREGAHELVKVIGQQDGPQRIVYVSCNPATLARDAAVLVGSKGYRFVAAGAVNMFPHTAHVESIAVFERP; from the coding sequence GTGCCGATCGGGACTATCGAATCGCTGGACCACGAAGCCAGGGGCATTACCCGACTGGAAGGCAAGACTGTTTTCGTCGACGCAGCCTTGCCGGGGGAGGTCGTTGAGTACGCCAGTTTCCGAAGAAAACCTAGCTACGAGTTGGCGCATCTGGTCGCCGTTCTGAAGCCCTCTACCGCGCGTGTCGAGCCGCGTTGTCCGCATTTCGGCATCTGTGGCGGATGCGCCATGCAGCACATGGACCCGTCGGCGCAGGTCGCCGCCAAGCAGCGGGTGCTTGAAGACAGCCTGTGGCACATCGGTCGCGTTCGTCCCGAAACGATGCTGCCGCCTATCCACGGAGCGCCCTGGGGCTATCGCCACCGGGCCCGGCTGGCCGTGCGCCAGGTCAGCAAAAAAGGCGGGGTGCTGATCGGCTTCCACGAGTGGCGCAGCAGTTATATCGCCGACATGCGTAGTTGCCTGATCTTGCCGCCGCACGTTTCCGCCTTGCTGATGCCGCTGCGTGAGTTGTTCGCTGCGCTATCCATCGCCGAGCGTCTGCCGCAGGTTGAAGTGTCGGTCGGCGAACACTGTACGGTGCTGCTCCTGCGTATTCTCGAACCGTTGAAAGCCAGGGACGAGCAGTTGCTCCGCGATTTTGCCGAGCGCCACGATGTCGTTTTCTATCTGCAGCCGAAAGGCCCGGATTCGGTTTACCGATTCCATCCCTTGCCCGGTCCGCGCCTGTCGTACACCTTGCCCGAGTTCGATCTGGAATTGGACTTTAAACCGACCGATTTCACCCAGGTGAATCATGCGGTCAATCGTGTTCTCGTGCGCCGCACATTGCGTTTGCTCGACCCCTTGCCGGGTGAACGCATTGCCGACATGTTCTGTGGTCTGGGAAATTTCACCTTGCCGATCGCCCGCTCGGGGGCGATGGTGGTTGGGGTCGAGGGCAGCGAAGGGCTGGTTCAGCGCGGGCGCGAGAATGCGACGGCCAATGGTCTGGCTGATCGGGTCGAGTTCGGGGTGGCCAATCTGTTTGAATGTAGCGAAGCATCGTTGGCCGCCTTGGGGCACTTCGACAAGATGCTGATCGATCCGCCGCGCGAAGGGGCGCACGAACTGGTCAAGGTCATCGGGCAGCAGGATGGGCCGCAGCGCATCGTTTATGTTTCGTGCAATCCGGCGACCCTGGCGCGGGATGCGGCGGTACTGGTTGGTAGCAAGGGCTACCGGTTTGTTGCGGCGGGGGCGGTCAACATGTTTCCGCATACCGCGCACGTCGAATCGATAGCCGTTTTCGAGCGTCCCTGA